The following proteins are encoded in a genomic region of Phytoactinopolyspora mesophila:
- a CDS encoding DUF6578 domain-containing protein, which translates to MRIRVWVDSWQMQCCGDPIRSGDTVAWTLEAEPDIGWLTSVAGEKLANSIDYHEEHHGGLPDDAPITRGDVTGIFHVRCAYTEQPDGTGTMLVPVPGSAEVTEVRYADGWADGAGDREFMGYVVDLEVDERPPHTLRDPQY; encoded by the coding sequence ATGCGGATCAGGGTGTGGGTGGACTCGTGGCAGATGCAGTGCTGCGGCGACCCGATCCGCAGCGGCGACACCGTGGCGTGGACACTCGAGGCCGAGCCCGACATCGGCTGGTTGACCAGCGTCGCAGGTGAAAAACTCGCGAACTCGATCGATTACCACGAAGAGCACCATGGCGGTCTACCGGACGACGCCCCCATCACCCGCGGCGACGTTACCGGGATCTTCCACGTCCGCTGCGCGTACACCGAACAGCCCGATGGCACCGGGACGATGCTCGTGCCCGTGCCGGGTTCAGCCGAGGTGACTGAGGTCCGCTATGCCGACGGATGGGCGGACGGCGCTGGCGATCGCGAGTTCATGGGCTATGTCGTCGACTTGGAGGTCGATGAGCGTCCGCCGCACACCCTCCGAGACCCTCAATACTGA
- a CDS encoding beta-ketoacyl-ACP synthase 3, translated as MPHSHIVALGHYQPEHVLTNADLAAMVDTSDEWIRRRTGIATRHIAKDETAADLATAAARAAVATAGLQPEDIGLVTVATCTAMQRCPNTAAQVAGRLGIPDAAAFEINNGCAGFSAALATADHAIRAAAAQHALVIGAEKMSDVTDWTDRSTCILLGDGAGAAVLSATSDASRHIGPVVWGTDPSRGHTVRIEGGWKPQFRQDGQSVFRWATTEVAPLARAACERAGITPDQLGAIVTHQANLRIIDALVRQLDAENAVIARDVIDSGNTSAASIPLALAKLVERGEITSGTPTLLFGFGGGLSWAGQVVTSP; from the coding sequence GTGCCCCACTCTCACATCGTCGCCCTCGGCCATTACCAGCCTGAACACGTCCTCACCAATGCCGACCTCGCCGCCATGGTCGACACCAGTGATGAGTGGATCCGCCGTCGCACCGGCATCGCCACCAGGCATATCGCCAAAGACGAGACGGCGGCCGACCTGGCGACGGCCGCAGCCCGGGCAGCTGTGGCCACCGCCGGCCTGCAGCCCGAAGACATCGGTCTGGTCACCGTGGCGACCTGTACGGCGATGCAGCGCTGCCCGAACACCGCCGCCCAGGTCGCCGGCCGGCTGGGCATCCCGGATGCCGCCGCGTTCGAGATCAACAACGGTTGCGCGGGCTTCTCGGCAGCCCTCGCCACGGCTGATCACGCCATCCGGGCCGCCGCCGCCCAGCACGCGCTCGTCATCGGCGCCGAGAAGATGAGCGACGTCACCGACTGGACAGACCGCTCCACCTGCATCCTCCTCGGCGACGGCGCAGGCGCGGCGGTTCTGTCAGCCACCTCAGACGCCAGCCGGCACATCGGTCCGGTCGTCTGGGGCACCGACCCCAGCCGCGGGCACACCGTCCGCATCGAGGGCGGGTGGAAGCCACAGTTCCGCCAGGACGGCCAGTCGGTCTTCAGGTGGGCCACCACCGAGGTCGCTCCGCTGGCTCGCGCCGCCTGCGAGCGCGCCGGCATCACCCCTGACCAGCTCGGCGCCATCGTCACCCATCAGGCCAACCTCCGGATCATCGACGCGCTCGTCCGTCAGTTGGATGCGGAGAATGCGGTCATCGCCCGCGACGTCATCGACTCCGGCAACACATCGGCGGCCTCCATTCCGCTCGCGCTGGCCAAGCTGGTCGAGCGCGGCGAGATCACCAGTGGAACACCCACGCTGCTGTTCGGCTTCGGTGGTGGTCTCTCCTGGGCCGGCCAGGTAGTCACCAGCCCCTGA